The nucleotide sequence CGCTCCCTCTGCCGCTCCGGCCCCTACTACTGTGTGAAGTTCATCAATAAATAGTAGTATCTGCCCTTCTGATTTTGCAATCTCATTTAATACATTCTTTAAGCGTTCTTCAAACTCACCGCGATATTTAGCACCGGCAATCATTGAACCTAAATCTAAGGAATATAACGTTTTATTTTTCAGTGATTCCGGTACATCGCCGGCAACAATACGACGAGCAATCCCCTCTACGATTGCAGTTTTTCCAACTCCAGGTTCACCAATCAACACCGGATTGTTTTTAGTCCGACGACTTAGAATCTCAATAGTTCGTCTGATTTCCTCATCACGTCCAATTACCGGATCCAGCTTTCCCTTTTGAGCTTGCTGCGTTAAGTCTCGTCCATATTTTTCTAAGGCCACTAAATCTTCTTCCGGATTAGCGGTTTTCACATTTCCTTTGCGCTTCTCATTAATAATTTGTCTGATTTTATTTTTACTGAAATTAAATTCTTGACATAATTTCAATACCTCAACATCGCCATCTTCCACAATCGCCATTAATAAATGCTCAGTACTGATATATTGATCATTCATTTCTTTAGCTATATTTTCTGCCAGAGCCAGTACTCGATATAATGCTGTACTCATCCTAAATTGGCTATCATATCCCGTCACTGCCGGTTGTCTTTTAATTATTTGTTCCAATTTTATTTTTAGCAAATTAAGGTCAGTGTTTAAATCTTGAAAAATAATCTCCAAAATACCTTCCGGTTCTTTGGCTAACGCTAATAATAAATGCGCTGTATTTATCTCTTGTTGATAATTTAAAGCTGTAATTTGCTGTGCATTTTGTAGTGCTTCTCTCGCTTTTTGCGTATATTTTTCTTCTGACATAACAATCCCTCCTAAATTCAGCTTACACTAATATTATAACTCTTTTTGGAAAAAAGAAAAACAGGCTTATTCAGCCTGTTCAATTTCTTTTGCGCATAATTTTTCTTTGCTTTTTTTTTGATGATAAAACCAATAACCAATAACAATTAACACTACTAAGATTCCCGAGCCAATCAAAAGATTATCCATCATACTCTTGATCATCCCTTTTGCCGCTTCACCAAAATAATATATTAAAATACCTTCTAATAAGAATCTTTTAGCTCTGCCACAAAATGATGCGAATAAAAATATCCCTAAGGGAATTCTTAATGCCCCGGAAGTAATGCTAACAAATTTATAAGGAATTGGTGACATTGCTGCTAAAAATACCGCCCACCCTGCATTATGTTGCGTAAAGTCATCAATAATTTTTAAGTATTTTTGCGGTACCATCTTTTTAACTAACGGCAAGCCATATTTAATCCCTAACCAATAGCCTAAAATACCACCGACTACGGAAGTGACAGTTGCTACTAGTCCATAAAATATTGCATTCTTCGGATTAGCTAGCGCCATTGGTATTAACAGAAAATCCGGTAATATCGGCGAAAAAATAGATTCTGCAAAACTAGCAACTATTAGACCGATTAAGCCCCAACTTTCTAATAGCTGAATTATTTGATCCATAACGTCCACCTTTCAGTCATTTATAACATCTACTATTAACTGATAATAAACCTTTTTAGCATATCATGTCAACCTTATTATCAATAAATAAACAGAGAGCAAAATAAGTATTCACTCTCTGTTACTCATTATATTTTTTTAACAAACTCCGATTTAAGTTTCATTGCACCAAATCCATCAATATTGCAATCAATATCATGATCGCCATCTACTAATCTGATGTTTTTAACTTTAGTTCCCATTTTTATCGGGTTAGAACTTCCTTTTACTTTTAAATCCTTGATAACAGTAACTGAATCACCATCATTTAAAATATTGCCATTAGAATCTTTAAAAACTTTTACATCCTCAGAGGCCTCGCCCTCTTTCCACTCATGAGCACATTCCGGGCAAATCAATAAGCCTCTATCTTCATAAGTGTATTCCGAATTACATTTCGGACAATTAGGTAATTTCTCCATTAAATTTTCCACCTTTTATCATAAAAATTTTAAATATATAAACATACTCGAAATAATAATTGATAAAATCATTAGCGGAAAAGCGATATACATAAATTTTAAGAAGGATAATTTATGCCCCTGCTGTGCTGCCAAACTGGCAACTACCACATTCGCACTAGCTCCCACCAAAGTACCATTACCACCCAAGCATGCTCCTAACGATAAACTCCACCATAGCGGCTCTAAATTAGTCATTCCTAGTTGCCCCATTTCCTTTATCAACGGAATCATCGTAGCAACAAACGGAATATTATCAATAAAGGCCGAAGCAATGGCACTAAGCCACAAAACAAGCATTGAACTAGCCGCCAAATTTCCTTGTGTTAAACTCATGGCTGTTGTCGCCAGTTGTTCAATAACGCCGGTATCAACTAACGCTCCAACTAAAATAAATAATCCAACAAAAAAGAAAATTGCTAACCATTCTACTTTACTAAACATTTTTTCTAACATTTTTTCATTACTGTGAAAAGTTAACATTAACAATAAACAAGCTCCTGTTAGTGCTACTGTTGCTGACTCCAAGTGCAACTGGCTATGCAAAACAAAGAATGATATTGTTATCGCCAATACTGACAATGATTTTTTTAGCAAGCCCGTATCTTTTAATTCAGCTTGTTCATCCATCAACATTATTTCATATTTTAGTTCAGGTCTAGTAACCAATTTTTTACGGTAAATAAAGGCTATTATCAATAAAGTTACCAGTAAAATTACGGCACAAACAAGCCCTAAATTTTGCAAAAACGCCATAAACGTCAGTTCTTTAACTGCACTGCCAATCATAATATTCGGCGGATCACCAATTAGCGTCGCTGTTCCCCCAATATTAGCAGATAATATCTGTGCTATCAAATATGGCTGCGGTGATAGTTTTAATTTCTTAGCAATACTAAATGTTACCGGTACCGTTAACAACACTGTAGTAACATTATCTAAGACCGCTGAGCAAACTGCCGTGATTAGACTCATAACCACTAATATTTTTATCGGTTCAGCTTTCACTTTTTTGGTTGCCCAAATCGCTAAATAATTAAACAATCCAGTTTCAGCAGTAATATTAACGATAATCATCATTCCAATTAATAACCCGATAGTATTAAAATCAATGTGGCTGATTGCCGCTTCTTGACTTAAAATACCCGTAAAAATCATCAGCATGCCACCAGCTAATGCAACGATGGTCCGATGAATTTTCTCTGTAACAATCAGCACATAAGCACTAATAAATATTATTATTGCTACTAACGCACTACTTCCCATCTTCATCTCCACAATAAGCTTATCTTATTTTTCCTTAATTTTAATTGGCATCGGCAATAACGTTATTTTATGGTTTTCTCTTACAACTTTTATTTTATAATCAACCATACCTTCTTTATACAATTCCAGCTTTAAATCCAACAACGCTTTACCGATTTTCTCTTGTAATTCTTCACTTAAAAAAGCAGTATTTAAATTTTCTTTATCTTTTTTTTGAACCTTCTTAACTTCTGGTTCATCGGAAAACATATTTTCAAAAGTCAATTCTTCTTTAAAATTAACCATCATATCTTTATCTGATAAATTTTTAGGTATCTTAGCCATTATTGCCTCCAAAATTCTATTTGTTAATTTTAGCCCAAGAGTCACGCAAACCAACAACTTGATTGAAAATTAATTTCTCCATAGTGGACTCTTTATCCACACAGAAATAACCTTGGCGCAAAAATTGATAACGATTGCCCGGCGCTGTCCAGGCTAAGCTCGGCTCAACCATACAATCATTTAAAATTTCTAGGGAATTAGGGTTTAAACTACTGATAAAATCATCCGCTTCATCTGCTTTTTCCGCTAGCAACAAATAGTCATATAATCTTACTTCTGCTTTAATCGCATGTTTAGCACTAACCCAGTGTAACGTTCCTTTAACCTTACGTCCGCTATTAGCACCACCACTTTTTGTGTCCGGGTCATAAGAACAACGTAACTCTATCACATTGCCGCTATCATCTTTAATAACGTCTTCACATTTAATAATATAGGCATGCTTTAAGCGTACTTCGCCACCCGGTTTCAAACGGAAGAACTTTTTCGGTGCTTCTTCCATAAAATCTTCTTGCTCGATATATATTTCACGACCAAAAGGAATATTGCGGTAACCATTTACCGGATTAGCATCAGGGGCAACTGTTGCTTGTAAATATTCAACTTTTTCTTCCGGATAGTTTTCAATCACAATTTTCAATGGTCTTAATACTGCCATTGCTCTATTGGCTCTAAGATTAAGATCTTCTCTAATGCAATGTTCCAGCATCGCAATATCAACCGTACTGTTACTCTTTGCAACGCCAATCCGTTCACAAAAATCACGAATTGCCTCTGGCGTATACCCACGACGGCGCAACCCGGAAATAGTCGGCATCCGTGGATCATCCCAACCACTAACATATCCACCTTCTACTAATGCTCTTAATTTGCGTTTACTCATTATCATATTAGTCATATTTAAACGAGCAAATTCAATTTGCTTCGGTCGCGGAAGTTCAAATTCTAAGGCTTCTAAAGTCCAATCATATAATGGGCGATGATCTTCAAACTCCAGCGTACAAATAGAATGCGTGATGCCTTCAATAGCATCGGAAATCGGATGAGCATAATCATACATTGGATAAATACACCACTGTGTCCCGGTATTATGATGTTCTACATGAGCAATCCGGTAAATAATCGGATCACGCAAATTCATATTAGGTGAACTCATATCAATTTTCGCACGTAAAACTTTGCTTCCATCAGCCAATTCACCGTTTTTCATTTTTTGGAATAAAGCTAAATTCTCTTCAACACTACGATTGCGATAAGGACTTTCTTTCCCTGCTTCCACTAAAGTGCCACGATATTGGCGAATTTCTTCCGGTGTTAAGTCACAGACATATGCTTTACCAGCTTTAATTAACTTAATCGTTAATTCATATATTTTTTCAAAATAATCTGAAGCATAATATTTGCGATCTTCCCAATCAAAACCTAACCATTTTACATCTGCTTGAATTGAATCAACATATTCCACATCTTCTTTAATCGGATTAGTATCATCAAATCGCAAATTACATTTACCATTATATTTTTGTGCTAAACCAAAGTTTAGGCAAATTGACTTTGCATGGCCAATATGTAAATAGCCGTTAGGTTCAGGTGGGAAACGAGTAACTATGCCCTCACTATATTGTTCTTGCTTTAAATCATCATCAATGATATTTTGAATAAAATTTGATGCTATATTAATACGCTCTGCCATCTTCTTACCCCTTATCTGTTTTAAATAGTTCAATTAGTTAAAATTCGTTATTTGTTATAGCTGTTCCTGCCTACACTAAAAATTATCATTAATTTTTTATATTTTTAGCTATTTATATTATACTTTTCCGTTAAATATGCCTTAAGTTTCTTAATTCCAGCAACAGTTATTTCATTTTCCGGCAAAGTTGCCGCAATTTTCATGAAATGACCTTGTGACAAAATTTGGTCCATACTCCACTGATAGTTGATGTTATATAACCACAACAACCTTACCAATTTTCGGTCTTCTGTTGTCTTCATATAAGTATAATCGCACTGTTTTCCTTCTAAAAAAGCCTTTGCAAAAATTTCACTATAACCATCATCACTAGACTGCACCAACGTTGGTTCTAGTACTCGGTATATATCAATTTTATCGGCATCACGAATTATTTTACTAAAAAGTTGTTGTCGCTCTGAACCGTTACTATCGATTTCAATCGCATTATGGTTAGTAATAGCAAATTTAAAAACAGCTAAATCTTCCGCCGATAAATTCTCCAATAACACTAAATCAGCTATTTCCCTTAAACCCAATAAGGAATGGTTTTCTGACTTACGATCATTAAACGTTTTATAAATTTCAAACTGTCTAAATCGCCCAATATCATGGAATAATCCTATCATTTCCGCCAATATCACATCATGCTCAGCCAATGCTAAATGACTCGCTAATTGGCGACAATATTTTGCCACCAAATAAGTGTGCTGTTCCTTTAACTCGATATGTTCTTGCACCAATCTATCTTCAGTATAAAAACTCTTAATATAATTTTCAACCCAATCATACATTTTATCAATTGTTGCTTCCAATTTCAAACCCTCTCTTTGCAAAATCCTCAAATCGCAGTATGATAAATAATATACCATCATCTTGTACTAATTAAAATACTTTATAGGAGGCGCATATTTATTTTTTCTGTTATTAGCTTATTTACATTAGGAGTTTTTGTCGGCGGTTTAGGAACTTTAGTCGGCATCGGTGGCGGCTTAATATTAATCCCTATTTTTATATTTTTGTTCAATTTTTCACCACAAAATGCCGTAGCAACCTCACTGGTAGTGGTATTTTTAAATGCCTTATCAGGAACTTTTGCTTACATCAGGCAGGATAAGGTTTTTTATAAAGCTGGTCTGCCCTTTGCCTTAGCTACTATTCCCGGAGCTTTTATCGGCAGTTACTTAACCGAATACTTTACCGGTGAGTCATTTCGCTTAGCTTTTGGTATTTTCATTTTACTGATTGCCACCATTATGTTATTTAAAACTAACCCACCCTCTAACCATTTACCCTTCCATAAAAAAACCTTTCAATTTAACCAAAAATTAGGTATTGCTATCAGTACTTTAGTCGGTTTCCTCTCCAGCATTTTCGGCATTGGCGGCGGAGCAATTCACGTCCCCTTAATGATTTATGCTTTAAAATTTCCTATCCACATTGCGACGGCAACTTCTCATTTCGTCTTAACCATTTCTTCATTTATTGCCGTAATTTCTCATTTTCTCTTTGGTAATATCTTAATGAGTACCGCCTTATCCATTGGCTTTGGCGCAGTAATTGGTGCACAAATCGGTGCCAAAATATCACAAAAAACAAAACCCAAATACATCATCACCCTATTGGCAGTAATGCTCACTTTAATGGGCTTACGTTTCATTTTTACAGCAATTTAAACTAACTACACAAAAGAGCTAAATTTATTTTTTATTAATAAATTTAGCTCTTTTTTTATTGGGGAAGTTTCAGTAAGTCTTTCACTACTTCACTGGCAATAATTAGCCCTGCTACTGATGGAACGAACGAAATACTCCCCGGCACACTGCTACGGATAGGGTTACCTTCTTCGTCCACTGTCATTGGCACTACTGGCTCTTCTTTCGAATAGACCACTTTAACAGAATCAACATTTCGCTTACGCAATTCTTTGCGCATAACTTTAGCTAGCGGACAAACCGAAGTCTTTTTTATATCAGCTATTTCCAGCCTAGTAGGGTCAAGCTTATTACCGGTTCCCATCGAACTGATTATCGGAATGTTTTTTTCTTTCGCACAACAAATCAAATCAAGTTTTGCCGTTACATTATCAACAGCATCAACAATATAGTCAAGGTCATCATTTAAAAATTCATCTGCTCTCCCCGGCAAATAAAATTCTTGTTTTGCCACTACCGTAATTTCAGGATTGATACTTAACATCCGTTCTTTCATGATTTTAACTTTCGATAACCCTATCGTTTGCTGAGTCGCCGGCAATTGACGATTAATATTAGATATAGAAATATCATCTTTATCAACAATAACAATCTTACCAACGCCAACTCTGGTCAGTGCTTCCACAACATAACTTCCTACTCCGCCAATCCCAAAAACAATCACCGTGCTATTTTTTAGTTTATCAATATTAGTTTTACCTAACAACAATTCCGTTCGCGCAAACATATTTTCCAATAAAATTACACCTCATTTCACTTCAAAATAAAAATAGTTATTTCCGGACGACATCCTAACCGAAACGGCATCCAATGCCCTAGTCCAACATTAACATAACCATATAAATCACCTTTTTTATACAACCCCTTGTAATATTTATAACGCAACGCCATCATTTGTGCAAAGCCCGGAAATTGCCCACCATGAGTATGTCCGGCTAAAGTTAACGCAATATTATTTTCAAAGCTCTCC is from Negativicutes bacterium and encodes:
- a CDS encoding DedA family protein; the protein is MDQIIQLLESWGLIGLIVASFAESIFSPILPDFLLIPMALANPKNAIFYGLVATVTSVVGGILGYWLGIKYGLPLVKKMVPQKYLKIIDDFTQHNAGWAVFLAAMSPIPYKFVSITSGALRIPLGIFLFASFCGRAKRFLLEGILIYYFGEAAKGMIKSMMDNLLIGSGILVVLIVIGYWFYHQKKSKEKLCAKEIEQAE
- a CDS encoding alkylphosphonate utilization protein; this encodes MEKLPNCPKCNSEYTYEDRGLLICPECAHEWKEGEASEDVKVFKDSNGNILNDGDSVTVIKDLKVKGSSNPIKMGTKVKNIRLVDGDHDIDCNIDGFGAMKLKSEFVKKI
- a CDS encoding ArsB/NhaD family transporter, producing MGSSALVAIIIFISAYVLIVTEKIHRTIVALAGGMLMIFTGILSQEAAISHIDFNTIGLLIGMMIIVNITAETGLFNYLAIWATKKVKAEPIKILVVMSLITAVCSAVLDNVTTVLLTVPVTFSIAKKLKLSPQPYLIAQILSANIGGTATLIGDPPNIMIGSAVKELTFMAFLQNLGLVCAVILLVTLLIIAFIYRKKLVTRPELKYEIMLMDEQAELKDTGLLKKSLSVLAITISFFVLHSQLHLESATVALTGACLLLMLTFHSNEKMLEKMFSKVEWLAIFFFVGLFILVGALVDTGVIEQLATTAMSLTQGNLAASSMLVLWLSAIASAFIDNIPFVATMIPLIKEMGQLGMTNLEPLWWSLSLGACLGGNGTLVGASANVVVASLAAQQGHKLSFLKFMYIAFPLMILSIIISSMFIYLKFL
- a CDS encoding glutamine--tRNA ligase/YqeY domain fusion protein, producing MAERINIASNFIQNIIDDDLKQEQYSEGIVTRFPPEPNGYLHIGHAKSICLNFGLAQKYNGKCNLRFDDTNPIKEDVEYVDSIQADVKWLGFDWEDRKYYASDYFEKIYELTIKLIKAGKAYVCDLTPEEIRQYRGTLVEAGKESPYRNRSVEENLALFQKMKNGELADGSKVLRAKIDMSSPNMNLRDPIIYRIAHVEHHNTGTQWCIYPMYDYAHPISDAIEGITHSICTLEFEDHRPLYDWTLEALEFELPRPKQIEFARLNMTNMIMSKRKLRALVEGGYVSGWDDPRMPTISGLRRRGYTPEAIRDFCERIGVAKSNSTVDIAMLEHCIREDLNLRANRAMAVLRPLKIVIENYPEEKVEYLQATVAPDANPVNGYRNIPFGREIYIEQEDFMEEAPKKFFRLKPGGEVRLKHAYIIKCEDVIKDDSGNVIELRCSYDPDTKSGGANSGRKVKGTLHWVSAKHAIKAEVRLYDYLLLAEKADEADDFISSLNPNSLEILNDCMVEPSLAWTAPGNRYQFLRQGYFCVDKESTMEKLIFNQVVGLRDSWAKINK
- a CDS encoding HD domain-containing protein translates to MVYYLSYCDLRILQREGLKLEATIDKMYDWVENYIKSFYTEDRLVQEHIELKEQHTYLVAKYCRQLASHLALAEHDVILAEMIGLFHDIGRFRQFEIYKTFNDRKSENHSLLGLREIADLVLLENLSAEDLAVFKFAITNHNAIEIDSNGSERQQLFSKIIRDADKIDIYRVLEPTLVQSSDDGYSEIFAKAFLEGKQCDYTYMKTTEDRKLVRLLWLYNINYQWSMDQILSQGHFMKIAATLPENEITVAGIKKLKAYLTEKYNINS
- a CDS encoding sulfite exporter TauE/SafE family protein, with the protein product MFSVISLFTLGVFVGGLGTLVGIGGGLILIPIFIFLFNFSPQNAVATSLVVVFLNALSGTFAYIRQDKVFYKAGLPFALATIPGAFIGSYLTEYFTGESFRLAFGIFILLIATIMLFKTNPPSNHLPFHKKTFQFNQKLGIAISTLVGFLSSIFGIGGGAIHVPLMIYALKFPIHIATATSHFVLTISSFIAVISHFLFGNILMSTALSIGFGAVIGAQIGAKISQKTKPKYIITLLAVMLTLMGLRFIFTAI
- a CDS encoding tRNA threonylcarbamoyladenosine dehydratase, whose translation is MENMFARTELLLGKTNIDKLKNSTVIVFGIGGVGSYVVEALTRVGVGKIVIVDKDDISISNINRQLPATQQTIGLSKVKIMKERMLSINPEITVVAKQEFYLPGRADEFLNDDLDYIVDAVDNVTAKLDLICCAKEKNIPIISSMGTGNKLDPTRLEIADIKKTSVCPLAKVMRKELRKRNVDSVKVVYSKEEPVVPMTVDEEGNPIRSSVPGSISFVPSVAGLIIASEVVKDLLKLPQ